One region of Peribacillus simplex genomic DNA includes:
- a CDS encoding aldehyde dehydrogenase family protein encodes MHKLKMFINGEWMDSSSKQKKNIVNPANGKIIAEAPNGNAEDAKMAIDAARLAFDSGIWSDLPASERASYLYKIAEKIEENVSELSQLETANTGKPLKESEFDIADAVDCFRYYAGLVTKPDGQTYPVSGPVQAMVVREPVGVCGLIAPWNFPLLTGAWKIAPALAAGNAVVFKPAGITPVTTTKLFEIIKEVGIPDGVANLVMGGGGTVGNELAESGKVDMVSFTGSTSTGRSIMKTAAGNIKNIALELGGKSPNIVFADADFETAVDYALYGIFINAGQVCNAGSRLLLEESIHDKFIDRLIEKAKKIQVGPGDHPSTEMGALVSEAHMNEVLQYIQHGIEEGAILACGGKRITSNGLEKGYFVEPTIFVDTKPDMRIVQEEIFGPVLTVQKFKDEAEAIQLANDTPYGLAAGVFSQDGAKALRVIKKIRAGITWINAYNLAYNEAPWGGYKQSGIGRGLGTFGLDEFSEVKQININLEVEPTKWFDH; translated from the coding sequence TTGCATAAGTTGAAAATGTTTATAAACGGTGAGTGGATGGATTCTTCAAGTAAACAGAAGAAAAATATTGTAAATCCGGCAAATGGCAAGATCATTGCAGAGGCTCCCAACGGAAATGCAGAAGATGCCAAGATGGCTATTGATGCGGCACGACTAGCATTTGATTCTGGGATTTGGTCGGACTTACCGGCTTCGGAACGGGCTTCCTATTTATATAAAATAGCGGAGAAGATTGAAGAAAATGTATCTGAGCTTAGCCAACTTGAAACAGCCAATACCGGAAAACCTCTTAAAGAGTCAGAGTTTGACATTGCTGACGCAGTGGATTGTTTTCGCTATTATGCCGGTTTAGTCACAAAACCGGATGGCCAAACGTATCCTGTTTCCGGTCCTGTACAGGCTATGGTTGTTCGAGAGCCGGTAGGGGTATGTGGACTGATCGCTCCGTGGAATTTTCCTTTACTGACGGGAGCTTGGAAAATAGCCCCTGCACTTGCTGCAGGAAATGCGGTCGTGTTTAAACCAGCCGGGATAACTCCGGTTACCACTACCAAATTGTTCGAGATTATCAAGGAAGTTGGCATTCCAGATGGCGTTGCCAATCTCGTGATGGGCGGTGGGGGAACCGTAGGAAATGAACTAGCGGAAAGCGGTAAAGTCGATATGGTTTCATTCACTGGCAGCACCTCAACGGGGAGAAGCATCATGAAAACAGCTGCTGGAAATATTAAGAACATTGCCCTCGAACTAGGCGGCAAGTCGCCTAACATCGTTTTCGCCGACGCAGACTTTGAGACAGCAGTGGATTATGCTTTATATGGGATTTTTATAAATGCAGGTCAAGTTTGTAATGCAGGATCGCGTTTGCTGCTTGAAGAGAGCATTCACGACAAGTTTATCGATAGACTGATAGAGAAAGCGAAAAAGATCCAAGTCGGTCCTGGTGATCATCCTTCTACAGAAATGGGTGCCCTTGTCAGTGAAGCACATATGAATGAGGTACTCCAATATATTCAACATGGCATAGAAGAAGGGGCGATATTAGCCTGCGGCGGCAAGCGTATAACAAGCAATGGGCTTGAAAAGGGCTATTTTGTTGAGCCGACAATATTTGTTGATACCAAACCGGACATGAGAATTGTTCAGGAAGAAATATTTGGGCCAGTACTGACTGTACAAAAGTTTAAAGATGAAGCGGAAGCCATCCAGCTTGCTAATGATACCCCATATGGCCTCGCAGCAGGTGTATTTTCCCAAGACGGTGCAAAGGCTTTAAGAGTGATTAAGAAAATAAGAGCCGGAATTACATGGATTAATGCCTATAATTTAGCCTACAATGAAGCCCCGTGGGGAGGCTATAAGCAGAGCGGAATTGGCCGCGGATTAGGAACTTTTGGTTTAGATGAGTTTAGTGAGGTAAAACAAATCAACATTAATTTAGAAGTGGAGCCAACCAAGTGGTTTGATCATTAA
- the speB gene encoding agmatinase produces MSNNKKQHLNLPFTGICTFGKYPVCPDLDQLDADVAVIGVPNDMGTQWKSGARMGPRGIREGSTLYSFGLDGAYDIENDIMYLGPKWKVVDCGDVDMVHGDMMQSHDNTEEAIRKIVSKGAMPVVLGGDHSITIPVGRGLGELGPFHVIQIDAHLDWADHRSGMRVGHGSCIRRLSEMNHVQKIFQLGIRGISSSKKEDVDASREYGSVILSPRQMRKMGFEQVLELIPAGEKYYITMDIDGLDPSIAPATGTPSPGGLLYDEVNEILHGIAKRGEVIGFDMVEVAPPYDHAGITGQVAARLSLDLLSYVLKEKEKNQDTISDQQELNFIKKH; encoded by the coding sequence ATGTCGAATAATAAAAAACAACATCTTAATTTACCTTTTACCGGAATCTGTACTTTCGGGAAATATCCCGTATGTCCTGATCTAGACCAGTTAGATGCAGATGTAGCTGTCATTGGAGTTCCAAATGATATGGGAACACAATGGAAGTCAGGAGCAAGAATGGGTCCAAGAGGAATTCGTGAAGGCTCTACATTATATAGTTTCGGGTTAGATGGCGCCTATGATATTGAAAATGATATCATGTATCTTGGCCCGAAATGGAAAGTAGTTGATTGCGGCGATGTAGACATGGTACATGGGGATATGATGCAATCCCATGATAATACGGAAGAAGCCATTCGAAAAATCGTTTCAAAAGGTGCAATGCCGGTTGTTTTAGGTGGAGATCATTCCATTACAATACCAGTAGGAAGGGGCTTGGGAGAACTCGGGCCATTTCATGTGATCCAGATTGATGCGCATTTAGACTGGGCAGATCACCGTTCAGGAATGCGGGTTGGACATGGAAGCTGCATCCGCCGCTTATCTGAAATGAATCATGTTCAAAAGATTTTCCAATTGGGCATACGTGGAATCAGCAGCAGTAAAAAAGAAGATGTCGATGCTTCCAGAGAATACGGAAGTGTCATCTTGTCTCCACGTCAAATGAGAAAGATGGGATTTGAACAGGTGCTGGAACTTATTCCAGCAGGTGAAAAATATTATATTACCATGGACATTGATGGCCTCGATCCATCGATCGCCCCTGCGACAGGCACGCCTTCCCCTGGAGGCCTGCTTTATGATGAAGTCAACGAAATACTCCATGGAATTGCAAAAAGAGGAGAAGTAATCGGTTTTGATATGGTAGAAGTAGCTCCTCCTTACGATCATGCGGGAATAACTGGCCAAGTGGCAGCACGTCTCTCATTAGACTTGCTTAGTTATGTTTTAAAAGAAAAAGAGAAAAACCAGGATACAATCAGCGATCAGCAAGAGCTGAACTTCATAAAAAAGCATTAG
- a CDS encoding aldo/keto reductase, producing MQRVNLTEDLSLSRIVHGMWRLADWKFSTEEILSLIEHGMDRGVTTYDHADIYGSYTCEEIFGNALSLKPSLREKMEIVTKCGIVIQSENRPSHKSHHYNTNKTHIIKSVEQSLMNLKTDYIDLLLIHRPDPLMDPSETAEAFNQLKESGKVRNFGVSNFKKPQWDMLQAYLEYPLVTNQLELSAYNLENFEDGTINLCQEMGVAPMAWSPLAGGSIFAESNEKAVRLRKTLEIVKEEIGANGIDEVMYAWLLRHPAKIIPIVGSGKKERLDSAIDSLNLSMKKEQWFNILTNSMGHDIP from the coding sequence ATGCAAAGAGTCAATCTAACTGAAGATCTAAGTCTTTCACGCATTGTTCACGGTATGTGGAGATTGGCAGATTGGAAATTTTCCACCGAAGAAATCCTATCTCTTATTGAACATGGAATGGATCGGGGGGTCACTACATATGATCACGCTGATATATATGGTAGCTACACATGTGAGGAGATTTTTGGGAACGCCCTTTCATTAAAGCCATCTTTACGCGAAAAAATGGAGATCGTTACGAAATGTGGCATAGTCATACAATCAGAAAACCGCCCTTCTCATAAAAGTCACCATTATAACACTAATAAAACTCACATTATAAAGTCTGTTGAACAATCCCTTATGAATCTTAAAACGGATTATATTGATTTATTACTTATCCATCGTCCTGATCCCCTGATGGACCCGTCGGAAACGGCTGAGGCGTTTAATCAATTAAAAGAATCAGGAAAGGTCCGTAACTTTGGGGTATCGAACTTCAAAAAACCGCAATGGGATATGCTTCAAGCGTACCTTGAATATCCTCTAGTAACAAATCAACTGGAACTTTCTGCATACAATCTTGAAAACTTCGAAGACGGAACCATTAACTTATGTCAGGAAATGGGCGTGGCTCCTATGGCATGGTCACCACTCGCAGGAGGTAGCATCTTTGCGGAATCAAACGAAAAGGCTGTCCGCTTAAGAAAAACGTTAGAAATCGTAAAAGAAGAAATCGGTGCTAATGGAATAGATGAGGTTATGTATGCATGGCTGTTGAGACATCCTGCAAAAATCATTCCGATCGTTGGTTCCGGTAAGAAAGAACGACTGGATAGCGCCATTGATTCACTAAATCTAAGCATGAAAAAAGAACAATGGTTTAACATTTTAACTAACTCGATGGGGCATGATATCCCGTAA
- a CDS encoding VOC family protein has protein sequence MIKGLYEAHLPVSDMQRSIDFYRKLDLELAYQSERVVFFWLEKGKSWLGLWKTNQVEIPYHPSIRHVALQIDIGDMPSAKDWLKNRGIDIRPFFNFTEGQQPLVLDNNPQAHAAIYFDDPDGNVLELIAPLRLDFEGSFGEMSLEDWYKRFPI, from the coding sequence ATGATCAAAGGTCTCTATGAAGCGCATTTACCAGTATCAGATATGCAAAGGTCGATTGATTTTTACCGCAAACTTGATTTAGAACTTGCCTATCAAAGCGAGAGGGTCGTTTTCTTCTGGCTTGAGAAAGGGAAAAGTTGGCTTGGTCTTTGGAAAACGAACCAAGTGGAAATTCCCTATCATCCTTCCATCCGTCATGTGGCATTACAAATTGATATAGGTGACATGCCATCGGCGAAAGATTGGCTGAAAAATAGAGGAATTGACATTCGGCCTTTCTTTAATTTTACTGAAGGACAGCAGCCTTTGGTTCTCGATAATAACCCGCAAGCCCATGCGGCCATTTATTTTGATGATCCAGACGGAAATGTACTTGAATTGATTGCTCCATTAAGGTTGGACTTTGAGGGAAGTTTTGGAGAGATGTCATTAGAAGATTGGTATAAACGATTCCCAATTTAA
- a CDS encoding YfcC family protein: METEKNIVPVKKKAWLKVPHTYTLIFIIIILAGLASYVIPAGEFDRVEDEESGRMLVVDGSYHAIEQDPVSFFDLFTSIPLGLEKGAQIIFYIFLVSGVFGIIRNTGAIEAGVYKGVRSLAGREKLLIPLSMLLFSIGGFSMGMAEETIIFVPIGISIARAMGFDAVTGTAMITLGAASGFFGGMLNPFTVGVAQSLAEVPLFSGIGFRFVIYIFVLSFAIWYVSRYANKVKRNPENSVIYDIELKEKQTSGLVDFPELTGRHKLVFIAMTFGLAFNIYGVFKWDWFLTELTASFLIMGIVSGLVGGLQLGKIFDSFIGGAKAVTFGALIVGFARAITVVLEEGKIIDSLVFMAASGISHLPQTLNVVGMFFTQAILNLFISSGSGQAATTMPIMVPITDILGLERQLAVLAFQYGDSVTNSIIPTSSALMGYLAIAGIPYERWVKFIWKLVLGWTLIACIALMVAVALGIS; this comes from the coding sequence ATGGAAACCGAAAAAAATATTGTGCCGGTCAAGAAAAAAGCTTGGTTAAAAGTACCGCATACATACACACTTATCTTCATCATAATCATCTTGGCAGGACTTGCTTCATATGTGATTCCAGCCGGTGAATTCGACCGGGTTGAGGATGAAGAATCGGGGAGAATGCTTGTAGTTGATGGAAGCTATCATGCTATTGAACAAGACCCTGTTAGCTTTTTTGACCTTTTCACCTCCATTCCATTGGGATTGGAAAAGGGAGCCCAAATTATTTTTTATATTTTTCTTGTAAGTGGTGTATTCGGAATCATACGAAATACCGGGGCCATTGAAGCAGGGGTATACAAAGGGGTCCGATCTCTTGCGGGGAGGGAAAAGCTTTTAATTCCTTTAAGTATGCTGCTTTTTTCCATTGGCGGTTTTAGCATGGGGATGGCAGAAGAGACCATTATCTTTGTACCGATCGGTATCTCTATAGCAAGGGCAATGGGCTTTGATGCAGTTACTGGAACGGCCATGATTACACTTGGTGCAGCCAGTGGGTTTTTCGGGGGCATGCTCAATCCATTTACGGTAGGGGTGGCGCAATCACTGGCTGAAGTACCTTTATTCTCTGGAATCGGTTTTCGATTCGTTATTTATATTTTTGTACTGTCATTTGCCATTTGGTATGTTAGCCGGTATGCGAATAAGGTTAAGCGAAATCCTGAAAATAGTGTAATCTATGATATTGAACTAAAAGAAAAACAAACGTCTGGTTTGGTCGATTTCCCCGAATTGACGGGCCGACACAAGCTGGTCTTCATAGCGATGACCTTTGGGCTGGCTTTTAACATTTATGGTGTGTTCAAATGGGATTGGTTTTTAACCGAGCTTACCGCTTCTTTTTTGATTATGGGTATCGTTAGCGGGCTAGTAGGGGGTCTTCAGCTTGGGAAAATTTTCGATTCATTTATCGGTGGGGCCAAAGCAGTAACATTTGGGGCTTTGATCGTCGGTTTTGCAAGGGCTATAACAGTAGTGCTGGAAGAAGGGAAAATCATAGATTCATTGGTCTTCATGGCGGCGTCCGGGATAAGCCACTTACCGCAAACGTTGAATGTGGTAGGCATGTTCTTCACTCAAGCAATCCTGAATTTATTCATTTCTTCGGGTAGCGGACAGGCTGCAACAACAATGCCGATCATGGTTCCCATTACGGATATATTGGGTTTGGAAAGACAGCTTGCCGTTCTTGCCTTCCAATATGGGGATTCGGTTACGAATTCCATCATTCCAACGTCATCAGCGTTGATGGGATATTTGGCCATCGCTGGGATTCCCTATGAGCGATGGGTAAAATTCATTTGGAAATTAGTTCTCGGGTGGACTTTGATTGCTTGCATTGCACTCATGGTTGCAGTGGCCCTTGGTATTTCCTGA
- a CDS encoding M20 peptidase aminoacylase family protein gives MKELLNEIKPQVLEIFHHLHENPEVSWNEYETTSYISRVLKQNDLKVTSFVDIPGIVGTWYPEEGRNKLTIGLRADMDALLQEVDGTIRANHSCGHDAHMTIVLGVLLLLRKMKAILPGTLKFIFQPAEEVGEGALKMIEKQVLDDVDFLFGLHLRPIHEIKHGQAASGIIHGSADTVFGEIHGFDGHGARPHLTLNAIEVISSIVEQLKGIRLNPQLSYSVKMTQVSAGGENANIIPGSSKFSLDLRAQTNEAMDELIEKVDDVLKKMSIFHQCQITFKHKERVYAASIDQEAERLMGKAIEKTLGAKGLVKPIITPGGEDFHFYTKERPAIKATMLGVGCNLEPGLHHPNMVFNQEAIFTGIEILTRAVIETFYKYNK, from the coding sequence ATGAAGGAATTATTGAATGAAATAAAACCTCAAGTTTTGGAGATTTTCCACCATCTTCATGAGAATCCTGAAGTGAGCTGGAATGAATATGAGACTACATCTTATATTTCAAGGGTCCTTAAACAAAACGATCTTAAAGTGACCAGTTTTGTGGATATACCTGGAATCGTGGGGACATGGTATCCAGAGGAAGGGCGAAATAAGTTAACGATCGGATTGAGGGCTGATATGGATGCTCTCCTTCAGGAGGTTGATGGGACAATACGTGCCAACCACTCATGTGGGCATGATGCTCACATGACGATTGTATTGGGTGTGTTGTTGTTATTAAGAAAAATGAAGGCAATTCTTCCAGGTACGTTAAAGTTTATTTTTCAGCCTGCCGAAGAAGTTGGTGAGGGTGCTTTAAAGATGATTGAAAAACAGGTATTGGATGATGTTGACTTTCTCTTTGGTCTTCATTTGCGCCCCATTCATGAGATTAAGCATGGACAAGCTGCTTCAGGCATCATTCACGGGTCAGCCGATACAGTGTTTGGTGAGATTCACGGATTTGATGGTCATGGTGCCAGGCCTCATTTGACTTTAAACGCCATTGAAGTGATCAGTTCCATCGTTGAACAGCTTAAAGGAATACGGCTAAACCCGCAATTATCTTATTCAGTCAAAATGACACAGGTTTCCGCAGGAGGGGAAAATGCAAATATTATACCTGGGTCCTCCAAGTTCAGTCTTGACTTACGCGCCCAAACGAATGAAGCGATGGACGAATTGATCGAGAAGGTGGACGATGTTTTGAAGAAAATGTCCATCTTCCATCAATGTCAAATTACCTTCAAGCACAAAGAAAGAGTTTATGCCGCATCCATTGATCAAGAAGCGGAACGATTGATGGGGAAGGCAATAGAAAAAACTTTGGGGGCTAAAGGGCTCGTTAAGCCCATCATCACTCCCGGCGGTGAGGATTTTCATTTTTATACAAAGGAAAGACCTGCAATTAAAGCCACGATGCTGGGTGTTGGCTGCAATTTAGAGCCAGGGTTGCACCATCCCAACATGGTATTCAATCAGGAAGCCATTTTCACTGGTATTGAGATATTAACCAGAGCAGTCATTGAAACTTTTTATAAGTATAACAAATAA
- a CDS encoding DMT family transporter, producing the protein MKGIFFSFLGGAFLTLQGVANSQISRDLSTWQVATITQFTGFIIAGLILITMRKGDSLELKKVKPLYLSGGTFAAVIIFSNISAYKQIGVTFSVSALLLAQLSLSFFIDSKGWFGVTKQKMQLPQFIGLGLMMAGIILLAV; encoded by the coding sequence GTGAAAGGGATTTTCTTTTCATTTTTAGGCGGAGCTTTTCTAACGTTGCAGGGTGTAGCCAATTCCCAGATTAGCCGGGACCTTAGCACGTGGCAAGTCGCAACAATCACACAATTCACTGGTTTCATCATCGCCGGGTTAATTTTAATAACGATGCGTAAAGGGGATTCTCTTGAATTAAAAAAAGTTAAACCTTTGTATTTGTCGGGTGGAACCTTTGCAGCGGTGATTATTTTCAGTAATATTTCGGCTTATAAACAGATCGGAGTGACGTTTTCGGTGTCAGCTCTATTGCTGGCTCAGCTAAGTCTTAGCTTTTTCATAGATAGCAAGGGATGGTTTGGGGTAACGAAACAGAAGATGCAACTGCCACAGTTCATTGGGCTTGGCTTGATGATGGCAGGAATCATTTTATTAGCGGTATAA
- a CDS encoding Crp/Fnr family transcriptional regulator, with protein MKEIMDSEKLNHYLKTHQLENIFNGALMPYLSLYRVNPGECICSQGDCVNYLYVLVKGKVKVSTTSVEGKNLILSFKTPLEVIGDIEYIQGIDIINTVEAVSDVYVIGIQHQWLKKYAEDQPAFLQFLLRVITQKFYVKSKSLSFNLMHPVEVRLASYLLSVSFDETSAQINGRLNTESLKDTANFIGTSYRHLNRVILQLCRDGLIDRSDGFIQVKDWEGLKALSSHNIYE; from the coding sequence ATGAAAGAAATAATGGATTCGGAAAAACTCAATCACTATTTGAAGACACATCAGTTGGAAAACATTTTTAATGGAGCCTTGATGCCCTATTTATCTCTATACCGGGTTAATCCTGGTGAATGCATTTGCTCCCAAGGCGATTGCGTGAATTATTTGTACGTGCTGGTTAAGGGGAAAGTTAAAGTGTCTACGACATCAGTTGAAGGCAAGAATCTGATTTTGTCATTCAAGACCCCTCTTGAAGTAATTGGAGATATTGAATACATACAGGGAATCGATATCATTAATACTGTTGAAGCGGTATCGGATGTCTATGTTATCGGCATACAGCACCAATGGTTAAAAAAGTATGCCGAAGATCAACCGGCCTTCCTGCAATTTTTACTAAGGGTCATCACCCAGAAGTTTTATGTAAAGTCCAAGTCACTTAGTTTCAATTTAATGCATCCAGTTGAAGTAAGGCTTGCAAGTTACCTCCTATCTGTTTCGTTCGATGAAACAAGTGCCCAAATCAATGGAAGGCTGAATACAGAGAGCTTGAAGGATACTGCAAACTTTATTGGGACAAGTTACAGGCACTTGAATCGAGTCATCCTACAGCTTTGTAGGGACGGTTTGATTGATCGATCCGATGGGTTCATCCAAGTTAAGGACTGGGAAGGGTTAAAGGCACTGTCCAGCCATAATATCTATGAGTAG
- a CDS encoding DMT family transporter gives MLLGLSWAILAGSMVSLQNVFNSKVNEHVNPWSTTTLVLGLGFLASFLCGFAFEGMELFQLHNMKPWYWFSGLVGIGVVICVTQGVKLLGPTFAISIVMAAQLVFALAWDSTGLLGLEKVPFTFKQLAGILIIIAGMIIFKIGGKRKTAS, from the coding sequence ATGTTGCTCGGATTAAGTTGGGCAATACTCGCGGGTTCAATGGTCAGTTTACAAAACGTTTTCAATAGTAAAGTAAATGAACATGTCAATCCATGGTCAACGACGACACTTGTATTAGGTTTGGGCTTTCTTGCTTCGTTTTTATGCGGGTTCGCATTTGAGGGAATGGAACTTTTTCAACTGCATAATATGAAGCCCTGGTATTGGTTCAGCGGGTTGGTTGGCATAGGTGTGGTCATTTGTGTGACACAGGGAGTTAAGCTGCTGGGACCTACCTTCGCCATTTCAATCGTGATGGCGGCACAGCTTGTATTTGCTCTGGCTTGGGATTCTACAGGTTTGTTGGGGCTGGAGAAGGTTCCCTTCACATTCAAGCAGTTGGCGGGTATCCTGATTATCATTGCCGGGATGATAATATTCAAAATAGGCGGGAAAAGGAAAACGGCCTCTTGA
- a CDS encoding YjjG family noncanonical pyrimidine nucleotidase, with protein sequence MNRYKALFFDIDDTLLDFRMAESDALRLLLMEQQMLYTQQAEAHYKMINQNLWKSFEKGEISRNEVINTRFSTFFKEYGRVVDGVALEKTYRSYLEQGHQEVNGAHELVAILELHHDLYIVSNGVSRTQDKRLRDSGLDVYFKQVFISEDTGYQKPMKEFFDYVFACIPDFKPEQGLIIGDSLSADIRGGQLAGMDTCWFNPERKQNETGIEPTYEIQQLSDLYSIINKARYLGNKS encoded by the coding sequence ATGAACAGGTACAAAGCTTTATTTTTTGATATAGATGATACACTTTTAGATTTTAGGATGGCTGAAAGTGATGCACTGCGCTTACTTCTCATGGAGCAACAAATGTTGTATACACAGCAAGCGGAGGCGCACTATAAAATGATCAACCAAAACCTGTGGAAGTCATTTGAAAAGGGGGAAATATCGCGGAATGAGGTAATCAATACGCGATTTTCAACTTTTTTTAAAGAATATGGCCGGGTGGTTGACGGGGTTGCACTGGAGAAAACCTATCGTAGTTATTTGGAACAAGGGCACCAGGAAGTTAATGGGGCACATGAATTGGTTGCGATTTTAGAACTGCACCACGATTTATATATTGTGTCAAATGGGGTTTCCAGGACCCAGGATAAACGCTTGCGAGATTCAGGCTTGGATGTTTATTTTAAACAAGTTTTCATTTCAGAGGATACTGGATATCAAAAGCCTATGAAAGAATTCTTCGATTACGTATTTGCCTGTATTCCTGATTTTAAACCGGAACAAGGATTGATAATCGGGGACTCATTAAGTGCAGACATAAGAGGCGGCCAACTTGCCGGCATGGATACCTGCTGGTTTAATCCTGAACGGAAGCAAAATGAAACGGGAATTGAGCCAACCTACGAAATCCAGCAGCTTAGTGATTTATATTCCATAATCAACAAAGCCCGTTACTTGGGTAATAAAAGCTAG
- a CDS encoding DNA alkylation repair protein yields MAEPLKDIYNETFIREFGEKVKGVHPSFSTELFVEEVIDEDWDERKLKERIRHISITLGKHLSSDYEKALDILYRLDKDCEGFRYLFFPDFVEVHGLNKKDWPLSLDALERFTSKSSSEFAVRAFILFDSVQMMAKMKEWTKHEDEHVRRLASEGCRPRLPWGQSLPMFKSDPTPVLELLENLKDDSSLYVRKSVANNLNDIAKDHPKTVIETAKRWYESGDPNTIWIVRRGCRTLVRQADPEVLSLFGYADVLNNPNIISSAFIRNEPDSIFIGETSELHFGFLVQEKNPVKLRIEYAIDFVKANQKNSRKIFLLADRDFSGSEGVERVRVHNWKDLTTRRHYSGIHRISLLVNGVEVAETRVKLNAEN; encoded by the coding sequence ATGGCTGAGCCCTTAAAGGATATATATAATGAAACTTTTATTCGTGAATTCGGTGAAAAAGTAAAGGGTGTCCATCCGTCTTTCTCTACTGAATTGTTTGTAGAGGAAGTGATTGATGAGGATTGGGACGAGAGGAAGTTAAAAGAACGAATTAGACATATTTCGATTACCCTTGGAAAGCATCTTTCTAGTGATTATGAAAAGGCATTGGATATATTGTATCGACTTGATAAGGATTGTGAAGGTTTTCGATATTTATTTTTCCCGGATTTTGTAGAGGTGCATGGATTGAATAAGAAAGATTGGCCGTTATCGCTTGATGCCTTGGAGCGGTTTACTTCAAAATCATCATCCGAATTTGCAGTACGTGCCTTTATCTTGTTTGATTCCGTTCAAATGATGGCGAAGATGAAGGAATGGACAAAACATGAGGATGAGCATGTCCGCAGGCTGGCAAGTGAAGGATGCAGGCCTAGGTTACCTTGGGGGCAATCTTTACCGATGTTCAAATCAGATCCGACACCAGTCTTGGAATTACTTGAGAACCTGAAAGACGATTCATCCCTCTATGTTCGCAAAAGTGTGGCCAATAACTTGAATGATATTGCCAAAGATCATCCTAAAACCGTAATAGAAACTGCAAAGCGCTGGTATGAAAGCGGAGACCCCAACACGATTTGGATTGTCCGACGGGGATGCAGGACCCTAGTTCGCCAAGCGGATCCAGAAGTCCTTTCATTATTTGGATACGCGGATGTATTGAATAATCCTAATATTATTTCAAGCGCTTTTATTAGAAATGAACCAGACTCGATTTTTATTGGCGAAACCAGTGAACTTCATTTCGGCTTTCTAGTGCAAGAAAAGAATCCAGTGAAACTTCGCATTGAGTACGCCATCGATTTTGTAAAAGCCAATCAGAAAAATTCTCGTAAAATTTTCCTTTTGGCAGATAGGGATTTCTCAGGTAGTGAAGGAGTTGAAAGAGTGAGGGTTCACAATTGGAAGGATTTAACTACGCGTCGTCATTACTCGGGAATCCATCGAATCTCCCTTCTCGTAAACGGAGTAGAAGTTGCAGAAACGCGTGTAAAACTAAACGCTGAAAATTAA
- a CDS encoding HPP family protein, whose product MDRISIARHKEKRFFHIRYLSKMKGKGRSPLQINVKDAITGLIGGFLTIFALILLTKITSAVWLMAPFGASCVLAFGLWNVPLSQPRNIIGGHFVSTFVGLASYHFFGDEPWAIGLAVGLAIAVMMLTKTTHPPAGADPLVIMLGKYSWSYLFTPVLTGAVIIVFLALLINNLRSNRSYPTFWI is encoded by the coding sequence TTGGACCGTATATCAATAGCAAGGCATAAAGAAAAACGCTTTTTTCATATTCGTTATTTATCGAAGATGAAGGGAAAAGGAAGAAGCCCTTTACAGATAAATGTAAAGGACGCAATAACCGGACTGATTGGGGGATTTTTAACGATATTCGCTTTAATTCTTTTAACAAAAATAACATCAGCAGTGTGGTTAATGGCTCCTTTTGGTGCCAGCTGTGTACTGGCGTTCGGTCTGTGGAACGTGCCGTTATCACAGCCACGGAATATTATTGGCGGCCATTTTGTTTCAACATTCGTAGGTTTAGCTTCTTATCATTTTTTTGGCGACGAGCCTTGGGCGATCGGCTTGGCTGTCGGATTAGCCATTGCGGTGATGATGCTGACAAAAACGACGCACCCACCAGCTGGTGCAGATCCGCTTGTAATTATGCTTGGCAAGTATAGCTGGAGTTATTTATTTACGCCTGTTTTAACTGGTGCTGTGATAATCGTTTTCCTGGCATTGTTAATTAATAATTTGCGCAGCAATCGGAGCTATCCAACTTTTTGGATATGA